The following nucleotide sequence is from Megalops cyprinoides isolate fMegCyp1 chromosome 19, fMegCyp1.pri, whole genome shotgun sequence.
CGTAAAACCGTGTGTTcttctgctctttctctttggTAATGTATGCCTGAGCGACAAGCTGTCGCCAGCTAGAAGAGAGCATGTCCCTTTGGAGCATCCTCCGAGtccccctgctcctctgtcttGCTGGTGGGACTCTGGGGCAGAGTCATCTGCAGAGCGCACCACAGCGCTGTGCGGCACTTCCGCGTGGAGTCGCACATGTCCTTCAGCGCCGCAGCCAGCAGCAGGATGTCTGATGAAAACGCGCAGACATCTTGAGAAACGCTGAATGCATCATGCAGGGACTTGATAATTCTTTTTAGCGGAAGATAAATGTTTTACGACGTTTCGGAAATGTTTCGTTTCTGAACATGACGTGTGCTGCGCCGCCAAAAGATAATAAGAAAGAAGTCTTTCCCACACGGGACTCGCAGACCGCTTTGGCGAAAGCCAAACAGTAAAGACCAGCTGCGGTCAAAAACATTTAACTTTTACACATTGTTTGGCTGACAGTGACTCATGTAAGGAGAACTGTTTTATGACCAGTCACACACGTCACACTGCAATGGGAGGGCCATAAATATACCGCTTCCCCTCACTTCATGAGTCACCCATGCTGGGTGGCAGGACCAAGTGCCTAGGTACACAAGCACGCAATAACATCGCTGAATTGAAAGGGGTTACTATGTTTTATCTTCTCACCTCAGCTCCTGTACCTAGCCTTGCAATCCAGGGCTATGATTGGTAAAACTAATCAAATATAAGCCGccatattcattttcaatcaaatgattttttttaggaaaaatgACACACCTCTAAGGAGATCTGTCAATATATTACCTCGGTCCTCTCCAAAATACGGTGTTCCTTGTCTCTGCCGGTTTGAAGAGTTGACAAATTCTTCATTCCGTCGCGTCTGCGTCATGTAAATAACCTCAAGATGTCTGTCCAGCGCAGAGTAGATATTAGTATGGAGAGGGAAGCTGCTCAAATGCTCCATTTTGCCTAGAAGACTCACAACCTGACACACAAATTGTGGAAAAATCATTATTTAACCATAATCAATGAATAACTACACTTCACAATGAATAATGATCCtcaaacataaaatgattttcaaagcTTGAAATGTTGCATCATTACTGCTCTGTCTGTACTGCTTTGACCTGAAGTAAAGGCTATTTTGTGCAATTAGCGCTGTAACCCCTATCCCAGCTACAATTCTATGAGCATTCATTCACTAATTGAGGCACATTTCAAAAGCCTCACCCTGGCTTGCTCACGCAACTGATCTACAATGAGACGGTCAACTCGGGATGGATTCGGTGGTACTTTTGGGagggcactgctgctcacaACTGAAACCCGTTTCCCAGGATAAACCCTGGCAAGCATGGCTTCTGTCtgttaaagaaaacattaaaaaaaataaggagaCCGATCTCACAAGCTAATATCCACACACATTGCTCGTTCTCTGATGAAGGCTTTTTGCATTtaccttcttcctctctttttccagcGCCCTCCACTGTTCATAACACTCCTCGAGATGGTAGTGGAGCTGACTGGTGGGGGCACAGCGGGTCTTCACCAGCCTTGGGGACCTCAGGGTAGGCGCCGCGCCAGGGAATGGACCCTCAGCACTTACATCATGATGGTAGGGGTTAAAGGGACTGAACTCGCTGTCTGGCAGCAGGTTGCACAGGTCCATAAACGTGACAGAATTACCATACGGAAAGGTGGACCTGGATGGAAAGCCTCCGCAGTTTAACTGCAGGTGGTATGGGTTCTGCCTGGGATCACCCACTGAGTACATGTAAGGAAACAAAGCTGATGGCTGCTTCTTCCCAGAGTTGTTTGCACTGAAGCCTCTGCCAGTGTGCTTATGTGAGTTATACACCCTTCCCAGGAAATCAAGGTAGGCATTCGGCAGAAACCCTTGACTCTTGTCCCCTTCTCTCTGAACGCCTGTCTGAGGTTTGATTTTCCCCTCAAAGTGCTGAGGGGACCGTCCCTCACCGACCAGGCTGGTATGTGCAGGGCTCTTGTCTGGCTGCAATTCAAATTCACCGTTGTCACTTCCCTTCCTTAACCCTTCCGGGCTCAACCCAGCCTGACTCCCGGCACTACTGTGGAGGTTCGGACTGTCTCCCTGGCTGTAATCTGTGAGGCAGGACACACCTCTTTGCATCTGATGGAAATGCTGGGGCACAAATTCTGCAACAGAGTGCGAGAGCATTTTAGAGAGACCGGACACGCCCCCGTTTCCACCAGACTGCTTGACTTGATTGAGGTACTGGCTTAACTGGCTGTGATGCGCGGCACACTGATTGGATACGGCATAATTATCCCTCTGTTTGCTTTGGTAAGGTGTCGGCGGACTGAAAGAGGCTGAAAAGCCCTTTGGCGGCTGATAAGGCTCGGTATGCTGCGGCCCTGAGAATTCTTTGGAGTAGTAATCGGTTGTTGGTGACTGAGTCTTGACCCTGCTCTCGGGCGTCCTCGGCTCTCCAAAGTCCCCTGCCAGCTCCTTTTTAAATGGAAGCGCCTGCGTGTCAAGCGCTGAAATCCGGGGGTATGCGAAGCTCTGCTGCTCGGACACGTGCTCACTGTAATCCCTCTGTCCCATCGGCCGGTTCTGGCACTCCCTGCTGAAAGAGTCGTGCTCGCCCGCCAACAGCGCCTGCACGTTGCTAGCTAATGCGTTCCCCTCTTGCACGGGAAACTGCCTGTGCCTCTGGGGCTTCATTCGGCCGTGGCTTGAGGGACCACAGAAGGGACTGAAAAACTGCTCATTCAGTCTGTTGGGTAAGCAGAAAGAGGGCGCGACCCCTTCGATGTGATCGGAAAGCGCATTCGCGCCGCAGAAAACGTCATCCTTTCCGTAATCTGTTTTATCAGGCCTGTTTTTTGACACAAAGGGGCTTCCCACGAGGGCCATCTCCTGACACGGCATCCTCTGCACATCCTCGGTCTGTGGAGAGTACATTTCAGTGTCGGCGCTGCTTGAGGGGAAAAGCCATTGATCTTTGACGTCAAAGCCGTTGAAGCTCTGGTGAAACTCAGTCCTCTGTTGTGACTCTT
It contains:
- the moto gene encoding meiosis-specific coiled-coil domain-containing protein MEIOC; protein product: MIGAVSRNAFVEVESFTTVGLYHTSLLLIVVGVVISIIAFMGSIGAWTDNDVLLGMLEQKITMKAKEMIYEYSTKNRAAINEVQRKFHCCGAVNYTDWFHSKGWQNTSDVPHSCYREDFKPCEHSFNINSIYQRGCVQAIKEYLKKHMAGAGLTCIGLGIMETNNAVKSQVSLGSAGGNMAFSRFQSAASGSDSFFSPYKHQTCVTGDKVRPPQAFTSPLPFPGFSLPEEPSLLYTPWAAREDPYQIGECVKNRNLADGNECETEADLYGLVSNILEESDQTDADFAGETLSSLKSVWSPKSVREDSQQYFLSESKMQSNSAFLQNAIYPDPFGRGQRQPLNKESQQRTEFHQSFNGFDVKDQWLFPSSSADTEMYSPQTEDVQRMPCQEMALVGSPFVSKNRPDKTDYGKDDVFCGANALSDHIEGVAPSFCLPNRLNEQFFSPFCGPSSHGRMKPQRHRQFPVQEGNALASNVQALLAGEHDSFSRECQNRPMGQRDYSEHVSEQQSFAYPRISALDTQALPFKKELAGDFGEPRTPESRVKTQSPTTDYYSKEFSGPQHTEPYQPPKGFSASFSPPTPYQSKQRDNYAVSNQCAAHHSQLSQYLNQVKQSGGNGGVSGLSKMLSHSVAEFVPQHFHQMQRGVSCLTDYSQGDSPNLHSSAGSQAGLSPEGLRKGSDNGEFELQPDKSPAHTSLVGEGRSPQHFEGKIKPQTGVQREGDKSQGFLPNAYLDFLGRVYNSHKHTGRGFSANNSGKKQPSALFPYMYSVGDPRQNPYHLQLNCGGFPSRSTFPYGNSVTFMDLCNLLPDSEFSPFNPYHHDVSAEGPFPGAAPTLRSPRLVKTRCAPTSQLHYHLEECYEQWRALEKERKKTEAMLARVYPGKRVSVVSSSALPKVPPNPSRVDRLIVDQLREQARVVSLLGKMEHLSSFPLHTNIYSALDRHLEVIYMTQTRRNEEFVNSSNRQRQGTPYFGEDRDILLLAAALKDMCDSTRKCRTALWCALQMTLPQSPTSKTEEQGDSEDAPKGHALF